In Canis lupus baileyi chromosome 19, mCanLup2.hap1, whole genome shotgun sequence, the sequence gtattttgatcaggtttacattgaatgtgtagattgctttgagtaacaggtatttttaacaatatttgttcttccaattcaggagcatggaattttttccatttctttgtgtcttcctcaaattttttaatataaatgttctACAATTAatagtacagatcttttacctctttggttaggtttatccctagatatcttatggtttttggtacaattgtaaacagctaagagacacatgaaaaaaatgctcaacatgactcatcaccagggaaatacagatcaaaaccacattgagataccacctcacaccggtcagaatggctaaaaataacaagacagaaaacaacaggtgttggcccagatgtggagaaaggggaaccctctcatactgttggtgggaatgcaaactggtgcagccattctggaagaTAGTATGGAgattgctcaaaaaattaaaaatagagctaccctatgacctagcaattgcactactaggtatttatccaatgTACAcaaacagtgattcaaaggggcagctgaacctcaatgtttatagcagcaatgtccacgatagccaaaatatggaaaaccccagatgtccatcaacaaatgaatggataaagaagatgtggtatatatatatatacacacacacacaatgagatattactcagcctttaaagaatgaaatcttgccatttgcaatgacatggatggagttagagtgtattatgctaagccaaataggtcagttagagaaagacaaataccatatgatttcactcataagtgaaatttaagaaacaaaactgatgaatgtaggagaagggaaagaaaaataaaataaggtaaaaaaagaGAGGGCGGAAACCCTAAAATATTCTTGATTATAGGACAGAAATAGAGGGTtgctggtggggaggtgggtgagggaatgggataattgggtgatgggtattaaggaaggcatgtgatgtaatgagccctgaatattatacgcaactgatgaatcattaaattctacctctgaaactaataatacattgtatattaactaaattgaatttaaataagaaatttaaaaaataacaccaaGAAAAAATTGTGTTCAatacagagaaatagagacagacagagggagggagaaatgggatGGATATAAAGAGTAAAATGATCTAATACATTCAGCTGACCTGAAAGACTGTTAGAAAGGAAAGCTCCCCTGGTGCTGGTGGCATTCCATTCTGGTTTCATCCTATTAATacccatcaaaaataataaaagaggaaaaataaatttgtccAAAAGACAAAGTAATGACATCTTTATGGTGTGAAACACCTTATAGATTGAACATCACAagagaaaaattagtaaaaagaaggaaacaatacTTCACAACATTTGGGCCTTTTTATTACCGGATAGCAGATAGCAGAAGACTTGTTTTTCCTGTGcctattacatatttatttgaccAGTTGGTTTTTATTTGGCCCAATAGAGGATGTGATGAACCCCTGTATCACTTTTTCTATATGACatctttttgtgtttatttgttatttttagccTTTGGGTTTTAGTCACTTTCTTGACAAGTCTCAGGAGCACAACTACTCACAGTTCTGTTCCTTGTTCAACATGCAAAGGCCTCCCCAGACTCTGTAAAATCCTAAACAGCCTGTGGCAATCTATCCTCTTACTCTGAATAATTTTCATGTGACTTATCTGAGGGCATTATCTCGTACTCACATTTATCTCACTGTGCTCTTGTCTGTCACTGTGACTTAAGAACCAAAGAGGCAGGGACTTCACCTGAACTGTTCATCTTCTTCTTTATGGGTGTGGATGTATATGCACTTatatagaaacaaatataaaacaaggaAACATTATGAAATACAGAGAATGACAGAGGAGAGAAAACCAGGTTAAAGAGAGTGGTTTTGGTACAACCATATCCAGCAACATTGAAGGGAGTTTTGAGAACTGAAACAGGATCTACAGGAGCAGTAATTCCACAAAATCAACATGGACAAGTAATAAAATTCCCCAAGATCTTGAAATAGGAGggaattaagtatttttaaaattcttagacATTTCTGTAACATAGAAGATGCTcttttagtattttcttaaaagagattttatttatttattcatgagagacagagagagaggcagagacataggcagagggagaagcaggctccatgcagggagcccgatgcaggactccatcctgagactccaggatcacaccctgggctgaagcaaggtactaaactgctgagcaacccagggatccccacttttagTATTTGTGGAAGAATCAGGAATTAGGCCtcattatatatgaatatttaatacATGACAAAGCTGCATTTCAATTTAGCTGGAAAAGATTGTATTGTCAAATGGAAGTTTGCACAAATAGCCTTCTACCTGGAAGGAAGTGCAGTGGCTCCTTATCTCACACAACTCACGAAAATCAGAAGGAGTAAACCTCAGTTTAGGAGTaaccattccattccattttagATGCATATCTAGAAACCTACATATAAAACCATCATAgttggtttcactcatatgtggaatataagacaTAGTGAAAGAGATtgtaagggaaagaaggaaaactgagtggggaaaaattagagagggagactaaccatgagagactcctaactctgggaaacaaagggttgtggaagggaaggtaggtgaggggatggggtaactgggtgatgggcactgaggagggcacttgatgggatgaacacatggtgttacactatatgttggcaaattgaatttaatttaaaaaattaaaaaaataaaaccatcataaTTAAGGCAAAATAACCTCAGAGGTAAGAAGATAGATATATTTaactaaataaaacttaagaCCATTTTATGGccaaaaatatataactaaaagTCAATAGAGAAACTGatttgtttgcatataatttgaaaattatatgcaACGCTGATAATTATAGATAAGTAGGCATATGAAAAGTGTACATAtaataacaatagaaaatatacatggtGTTCATATAGATAAGCATTTACTTGAGCTCACAGATAGTTTAAAAAACTCAATAAGAAATCTCTTtcaatggtgcagccactctggaaaactgtgtggaggttcctcaaagagttaaaaatagtcctgctttacgacccagcaattgcactgttggggatttacctcaaagatacagatgcaatgaaacgccgggacacctgcaccccgatgtttctagcagcaatgtccacaatagccaaactgtggaaggagcctcggtgtccatcgaaagatgaatggataaagaagatgtggtttatgtatacaatggaatattactcagccattagaaatgacaaatacccaccatttgcttcgacgtggatggaactggagggtattatgctgagtgaagtaagtcaatcggaggaggacaaacattatatggtttcattcatttggggaatacaaataatagtgaaagggaatagaatggaagggagaagaaatgggtaggaaataatctgaaaaggagacagagcataaagactcctaactctgggaaacgaactaggggtggtggaatgggaggagggcagggggtgggggtgagtgggtgacgggcactgaagggagCACttgacatgatgagcactgggtgttattctgtatgttggcaaattggactccaataaaaaataaacttattattaaaaaaataaaagggctgtgagcttgaaaaagaaaaagaaatctctttcaCACCCATCACCCCAAGAAAGCACTCAAAAGGCTGTCACATTAATAGGGgtttggaatttttaaagaagtaacaaAAGATTACTTTGTAGTTTTCCTGTCAGAATGCAGAAGTGTTATAACATCTTGGGGAGGCTCTGAAGTCAgtggcaaatattaaaaatacagatgaggggatccctgggtggctcagtggtttagtgcctgcctttggcccagggtgtgatcctggagtcccgggatcgagtcccacgttgggatcctggcatggagcctgcttctccctcctcctgtgtctctgcctctctctctctctctatgtctatcatgtataaataaataaataaatctaaaaaaataaaaatacagatgttcTTTGGGGCATTTGGCTTGCTCAGCCGGTAGAGCACGGGACTCTTGAGCTTGGGATTGTAATTTCAAGCCCCAGGTtaggtgtaaagattacttaaaagaaataaaatatttttttaaaatacagatattcTTTAACTTTGGGTTTTGCAGTCTGGACATTCTGCACTATGGACATTCTGGGCCAGTTCCTTCTCTGTGGTGGGCTTTGGTTGTGAAACAtagttttaagtatttataaatatttcataacattgatacattgtacttttaaaaaagattttatttactcatggagatatacagagagaaacgcagagacataggcagagggagaagtggactccctgcgtggggggagcctgatgtgggactccatcccaggaccccaggatcatgacctgagccaaatgcagatgcttaaccactgaaccactcaggtgcccctgaatatattgtagtttaatgagaaaaaaatataagaggcCATCAAAAGTGTAAATGACACAGCCACACCATGCAATGTCATGCAGGCATAGAAATCATGAATAAGAATTCCACTGGTTGACTAGAGGGACATGTATAAGGTACTCCTTATACTCCTTATACCCTCCTGAGTCAGAAGGATGGgggagaaaactagaaaaaagagaTTGTGCAGAACATAAAGAGTACTTATGATATACATTAGTATCTTTTATACAGTCCAGTTGATTGTGTGAATGTGTAAGTATGCATAACACagcatagttttaaaataagtgaaactTTTGAATGAAAGAAGAACAATGAAAGTGCATTTAGGCTAAGCAGAGTGGGTCAAAACAACTGTCTGAAATCAAATTGAAGGAAGTCTTCAAACAAACTTCTGAACAAAGATATTTAAGAGAGTAGGAATTTAATTAAATTGATGATGGTACAAAACTAAATTAGATTGCTAAGGACTcaggaaaaagaatatgaaaaggtCTTTTAATGTGGAGAAAGAGTGGTCTCTAAAGTTTTAGTTTCACCTCACATAAAGATACATGGGACCAGTATGCTTATGGAAGGTAGAGATGATTCCTGGTCAAACATAAAGAAGAATGCCTTTCATGTAATGGCATTCCTATTTTAGAAATAGATCCAATAATAAAAGGGCACAACGAACAATAAGGAATACAGAGATGTGAACACTAGTTGAAAATACGTATAAAGGGTGATTTGTGGGCAGTAAGTATGCAGAAGAAAGCAGGTATTCATAAGTGATGAAGAAATATTAAGGTAACAGATAAATCAGTAAAAGAAATGGAGGGAATATATTATGACTAACTCACAGACTTTATAAAAAGCAGTGGAGGGAATACATTACAACTAACTCACAGACTTTACCACACAAAATTTATATACCCTCACACATTCTGCACAGATACATCTACACatacataaaaaagcaaaatagcaaGTAGCTAAATTGGTGAAATAAACACCAATTTTTTTGCTtgaaaaaacacaatgaaaaacaGGAATAAAGCCACTCGGTCCCCACCATGCAAACACCAAGGACTCCCACAGACAATTTTTGACAGAGAAAGTGAGTGGCTAGCTAACCCAGACCATAGTCAGGTTCACAGGTAATAAGGTAATTGTAAAGAAAGCTCATTAGCATACCCCTTTTCacataatacattaaaaaaatttcatttgaatacTCAAGGGAGAGGAGTTACTGTGATATGTATGTTTCATGTACTGTTCTTGCATAGATGTACCTGTGAGAATTCTTTTGTCTAGATTGTTCTTATTAGTATGGATATGTAGTCTAATATGTcccatcttaaaaatgaaaagacatatcCTCACTTCACCGTATATCCCTCCACCGCTAATACTTTGACTTTTCTACTCTGGTTAATTGCAAAGATCCTTGGTCTCATGTTCTACCTTTATGCTTCCCATTCCCCCATATGATTGGGTTTCTATGATTATGATTTAGTTGTTAAAGATTTACTTGAACTTTGGATTTCTGAGTTCCATTTCACTTCTATATTTAgcatcataaatacataaatgaatcaatcaataaatttcTCAATCAAGCCAGGAAACATCCACAGCAAGCTCTCATCTCTGGGCTAGGCTGGACTGGCCCTCAGGTGACCTCAGGTAAATGCTCTTGACTTTCCTTCTCTTCACCTTCTCTTGCAGTCCATACTGGGCGGTAAAACTCATTTAGATGGGGTCTCTGAGAAGAAGGTCTGTACATGGAAATCAAAATACCTATGTGGCTGGTTGATAGATATGAAGCTGTGTCCCCAGACAGGAGAATAGCAGTGGGTCAAACGTTAGTGCCCTGTCCAGACTTACGACTGCACAGGAAAAGACCAGGTCTTGTCCATCCTGAGGTTGCCTGAGCTATGGGACTGCATCAGAGGAGGTATTTACAGCTGCTTCAGGCTTCTCATCCTGTTCCTCCCACCTCTAGGCTCATGATTTCCCTTTGGGATACTGATGTGGACAGAAAGGAAACTTTTCCTGTTGAATTTCTGTTCCTAGGAGACCAGGTGAAGtaattttttcttactctttttctatttcttcttctgcctTTCAGCACCTTATCCCAATCCTgagtgaatattttctcctgtttaagACTGAGGAATCAATCCTGCCTAGGACCCTTGGGCCCTTCAAAGCATCGACTTGTGGTGGAGACACAACCCCTGATATCTCTAGAAAGTTACTTTTCCCTTTCTCAACCAAGATGATAAGTTTTTTCCTGTAATATAAAATCCTGGCCACTTCACCCTCGGCTTTATGAGAGTAAAACAATTAGGAATTTTACACTTCTATAACAAGTTCAGAGCTATGGcttaaaatatcattataaaatgtttgtTAATTGTTAGAGATAGATTTAGATCTTTTTTATGAACTGTAATCTGAGTTTAGCACCTTACAGGAGTTGCCTGATTCAATTTTTATGGAAGTACATTCTATGAGGAAGCGCTGGTGTGAACTCCCTTCCCCATggagacatggggcttgaagAATTTAGTGATCTTCTCAGTTATCATTGCAGAAAGGGATGGGTGTTAATTGCATTCTGTCAGGATGCTCACAGTTGTCAAACTCTGTACCAGTGGTCCCAACCAGAGGTGATTCCTTCCTCTTGGGCGTATCTGGCAATGTCTGAGGGACGCTGCTCAATACCTCCATTGAGCAGGACAGCTCCCAACACACATCATGACCCTACCTTAAAGGTCAAATTGAAAATGTGAGGAAACGTAGTCTAGACCTGCACTTCTCCAACCTCAAAGTGCAGAGGAATCACCAAGGGTTCTAGCCTAAATGCAGACTCTGCTTGGCCCAGGAGTtcagcatttctaacaagctcctgaGTGATGTTGGTGCTGCAGGTCCTGGTCTGTGGGCCACTCTTTTGAGTAGTAAGGCTGTGGTCCTGTGATAGAGTAAGGTGCAGGTGAGTGTaggtcttctctttttctttggggtggggaggaaagaaaaaaaaaacatccaaaatGTATTCTCCAACAAGACAGACAGCATCAGCAGGTAAAAACTACAGGGGTTTCTCCACAGATCATACATTCACTCGGGCATGATTTGCTTAACAGGAAGAAAGGCTCTGGTGTGTTCTAGTAACAATATCCACTTCACAGTGTAAACAGGTACTAGCTTGTGTTCTCAACTtacaattccagaaggaaaggcaTAATGTGGCAAATAAATTTTTGGATCCTAAAGACAGGTGCAATAACACAGaccgacttttttttttgtaaatttattttttattgttgttcaatttgccaacatatagaataactcccagtgctcatcccatcaagtgcccccctcagtgcccgtcgcccagtcgcccccacccccgcccacctccccttcccccacccccggttcgtttcccagagttaggagtctatcatgttctgtctcccttctgatatttcccactaatttttttctcctttcccctttattccctttcactattttttatattccccaaatgaaagagaccatatataatgtttgtccttctctgattgacttatttcactcagcatttccctccagttccatccacatcaaagcaaatggtgggtatttgtcgtttctaatggctgagtaatattccattgtatacgtaaaccatatcttctttatccattcatctttcgatggacaccgaggctccttccacagtttggctattgtggacattgctgctagaaacatcggggtgcaggtgtcccggcgtttcactgcatctgtatctttggggtaaatccccagcagtgcaattgctgggttgtagggcaggtctatttttaactctatgaggaacctccacacagttttccagagtggttgcaccagttcacattcccaccaacagtgcaagagggttcccttttctccgctaCCTCTCCAACATTGtggtttcctgccctgttaattttccctattctcactggtgtgaggtgatatctcactgtggttttgatttgtatttccctgatgccaagtgatgcagagcattttctcatgtgcatgttggccatgtctatgtcttcctctgtgagttcttttcaagtcattttttttctttttttaataaattaatttttcattggtgttcaatttactgaATATACCTTACAAATGGACCCTGatattccataatttatttaatttttaaaaagattttattaatgagaataatgaaaaaattattctctttctctctcacagagagaaagagacagagacacaggcagagggagaagcagacactatgcagggagcctgacctggggcttgatcctgggtctccaggatcatgccctgggctgaaggcggtgctaaaccactgagccactgggctgccccaataTTCCATAATGTAATGAGTAGATGAAGTGCCTGAGAAAGAAATTTTTCGCATAGCAATAAATCTatgatttaatattttgcttCATCATCCTTAAAGCCAACTCGACTCCAAGGCCATATTATGTCAAtctatttttctccatatatGTCTTTCGATGTAGATTCCACTTGGAGACATggatttttattatcatttcttttgctaGTGACTAGGGTAGACATGGTGGACACAAGCTGTGTAACAACAGGATCCTAATATGTAGAAAAATCCTCAGGATCAGCTATAACAACCAGTGTGTCAAAGTGTGCATTCTCAGGAAGAGCATTTAAGGTAATTATATACAAAGGAATCATGTTCATAAAGTGAAGCACAGTGGTCTCAGATTTTTCTctgttataaatttatataaatagctATGGTGGACAAGTATAGATTTTCCATAGAAGTAGTATTTggtcaaacaaaacaaacaaaaaaatactcactatgatatattttatttgagaagaaaTTATTCTTAGCAGATACATgtagtcctttaaaaaatgaggatttccaaatatttcacaaCCAAGGTTAGGAATAGCATTGAGAGAGTAGGAAAATGACAAAGGGAAAAATCTCTGGGATATCAGAGATATCACAAAGCTTAATAAAGTGAGTATCGTAAATTATAtagaaaggcaaagaagaaatagaaattcaggaaaaaaaatagtacaggCATTTCCCACTTCCAGAATCTGATCAGAGGATCTCAAGATTTGGCTCAGGTTTTGGGCCTTGCAATCATGGGCACCTCTTCAGCCCCAGGATGATTGGCTCTTTTAGAGCTGGCATCCCAGAGAATCTCATCAGAGCCTCCTTTATGTCTCTGTTCCGCAGGCTGTAGATGAAGGGATTCAGCATGGGTATGACCACTGTGTACATCACTGAGGCCACTGCACTTGAGTGAGAACTCTGTGTAGCAGCAGAGCTAAGGTACACTCCTAGGCCCGTACAGTAAAATAAGGAGACAACCGAGAGGTGAGATGCACAGGTGGAAAATGCTTTATACTTGCCCTGAGCTGATGAGATTCTATGTATGGAGGAAACAATCCTAGAGTAAGAGTAAAGGATCCCAAGGAAGGTACCACCAGCCAGCAACATAGCTGCAAAATACATTACCATGTTGTTGAGAAAGGTGTCAGAGCAGGCAAGTTGTATCATCTGATTCAGTTCACAGAAAAAGTGGGGGATTTCCACCTCTGTACAGAAGGAGAGCTGCAACACCATGGAGGTTTGTAACAAGGAATGCAGGACACTCAGGACCCAGGACACTAGGACCAGCAGTGCACAAAGCCAGGGGTTCATGATCACCGTGTAGCGCAGGGGGTGACAGATGGCTACAAACCGGTCATAAGCCATCACAGTTAGAAGAAAGATGTCTAATCCTGTAAACAGTATAAAAAAGTACATCTGTGTGAGGCACCTTGCATAGGTGATGACTTTGCTTTGGGTCTGGATGTTCTGCAGCATCTTGGGAACGGTGGTGGAGGTGAAACAGATGTCTACAAAGGACAGGTtggtgaggaagaagtacatgggggtgtggaggtgggggtcAGAACTGACGGCCAGGATGATGAGCAGGTTTCCAAACACAGTGATCAGGTACATGGAGAGGAAAAGCCCAAATACAAGGGGCTGTAGTTCTAGTTCTTCTGAAAATCCCATAAGGTAGAATTCTGAAATTCCTGTATCATTTCTTGGGTCCATATGGTGGAGGCGACTACTAGGACAGGGGAAAATAACATGACtcattttcacagaaatggatATTGTTCACATTGTGGAAATGCaacaatttatattttccagtCAAGAAactaatttcaatatttttgaatGGATCTGGGCCCTTTGAGGTGATCTCCATTTCCTCTCTgacttggaattttatttttttctttttaatttaagatttggAATTTTCATCCCAACATCAGATGTTTCCCAACAGTTCAAGTATTGTATAGTCTTAGTAGGAAATTCTTTCATGTATTTGAGGAATATATAGAGTGTGGACCATGTTTCAAAATTCTAGTCATAAAGTGTAGGGGGTGAAAAGCAAAAGTCCCTACAATTCTGTGATGGTGATGGAAgtagaaataaagattaaataatcaTGAAATGGGGACAGATGCTATGAAGAACACAGAAACGGTTTAAAGGAGAGAGTGGGTGGGTGTTATGTTGGGTGTTCAGTCAAGATTGGCtaaggaggtggcatttgaacaGAGACCTCAAGGAAGAGGGTGGAAGACCAGAGGtcttcctggcagagggaagggctagtgcaaaggccctgaggtagtgCTTCTGTTAGAAAATCAAGGCTCAGAAGGAATCCAATGGGTTGAGGGGAATGGACAAGAGGGAAAGTGATTAGAGGTGGTGGCAGGGAATTTTGTAGAACCATTGGCATCATAGATGCTTACAGTTTAAGACACAGGGACTTCCTTGTTCACACTATGTACCTCTTGTGCTTTATGATCTGATTGCAATAGCGTCCTGTCTGTCCATTGAACATCCCTCCTTAGTATTATCTGTTGAGTGAATTTGGCCTGTGTACTATAAGGCTCACCTTGAAATAGAGAATCCTGTGTGTTCTTGCTTGAGGACTGCTCTCACTCATCAacgtgtatgtgtgcacatgcatggacacacaagcacacatacacacaacacagCACACCACGCCCTCTTATTGTGTGTTCTATGTCCTTCTCACCTCCCCCCCAACCACTCCAACACACTGTTTAGGATATGAATGCATACAAATAATATCATCTTTTCCATAAGAATGTAAAAACATACCCAGCAGTTGTGTTCAATATTTGGGGTGTTTTCtcattctatataaattttagattgtttgttccagctctgtgaaaaatgttggtggtattttgatcAGGTttacattgaatgtatagattgctttgggtaacaggcatttttaacaatatttgttcttccaattcaggagcatggaattttttccattcctttgtgtctttttcaaattttttaacataaatgttCTACAATTAacagtatagatcttttacctctttggttaggttatccctagatatcttatggtttttggtacaattgtttttttttaattttttttggtttttggtacaattgtaaacagctaagagacacatgaaaaaaatgctcaacatgactcatcaccagggaaatacagatcaaaaccacattgagataccacctcacaccggtcagaatggctaaaattaacaagacagaaaacaataggtgttggcccagatgtggagaaaggggaaccctctcatactgttggtgggaatgcaaactggtgcagccattctggaagaTAGTATGGAgattgctcaaaaaattaaaaatagagctaccctatgacctagcaattgcactactaggtatttatccaatgTACAcaaacagtgattcaaaggggcagctgaaccccaatgtttatagcagcaatgtccatgatagccaaaatatggaaaaccccagatgtccatcaacagatgaatggataaagaagatgtggtatatatatatacacaatgggatattactcagccattaaagaatgaaatcttgccatttgcaatgacatggatagagttagagtgtattatgctaagccaaatgagtcagagaaagacaaataccatatgatttcactcataagtgaaatttaagaaacaaaactgatgaatgtaggagaaaggaaggaagaataaaataagataaaaaaagagagggaggaaaccCTAAAATATTCTTGATTATAGGACAGAAATAGAGGGTtgctggtggggaggtgggtgagggaatgggataattgggtgatgggtattaaggaaggcatgtgatgtaatgagccctgaatattatacgcaactgatgaatcattaaattctacctctgaaactaataatacattgtatattaactaaattgaatttaaataagaaatttaaaaaataacaccaaGAAAAAATTGTGTTCAatacagagaaatagagacagacagagggagggagaaatgggatGGATATAAAGAGTAAAATGATCTAATATGTTCAGCTGACCTGAAAGACTGTTAGGAAGCAAAGCTCCCCTGGTGCTGGTGGCATTACATTCTGGATTCATCCTATTAATAcctagcaaaaataataaaagaggaaaaacaaatttgtCCAAAAGACAAAGTAATGACATCTTTATGGTGTGAAACACCTTACAGATTGAACATCACAagagaaaaattagtaaaaagaaggaaacaatacTTCACAACATTTGGGCCTTTTTATTACCGGATAGCAGATAGCAGAAGACTTGTTTTTCCTGTGcctattacatatttatttgaccAGTTGGTTTTTATTTGGCCCAATAGAGGATGTGATGAATCCCTGTATCACTTTTTCTATATGACAtctttttgtgtttgttatttttagcCTTTGAGTTTTAGTTACTTTCTTGACAAGTCTCAGGAGCACAACTACTCACAGTTCTGTTCCTTGTTCAACATGCAAAGGCCTCCCCAGACTCTGTAAAATCCTAAACAGCCTGTGGCAATCTATCCTCTTACTCTGAATAATTTTCATGTGACTTATCTGAGGGCATTTCTCGTACTCACATTTATCTCACCGTGCTCTTGTCTGTCACTGTGACCTAAGGACAAAAGGAGCAGGGACTTCACCTGCACTGTTCATCTTCTTCATGGGTGTGGATGTATAT encodes:
- the LOC140611419 gene encoding olfactory receptor 7A17-like; this translates as MDPRNDTGISEFYLMGFSEELELQPLVFGLFLSMYLITVFGNLLIILAVSSDPHLHTPMYFFLTNLSFVDICFTSTTVPKMLQNIQTQSKVITYARCLTQMYFFILFTGLDIFLLTVMAYDRFVAICHPLRYTVIMNPWLCALLVLVSWVLSVLHSLLQTSMVLQLSFCTEVEIPHFFCELNQMIQLACSDTFLNNMVMYFAAMLLAGGTFLGILYSYSRIVSSIHRISSAQGKYKAFSTCASHLSVVSLFYCTGLGVYLSSAATQSSHSSAVASVMYTVVIPMLNPFIYSLRNRDIKEALMRFSGMPALKEPIILGLKRCP